A genome region from Anastrepha obliqua isolate idAnaObli1 chromosome 4, idAnaObli1_1.0, whole genome shotgun sequence includes the following:
- the LOC129245143 gene encoding uncharacterized protein LOC129245143 gives MASYPHCAVRVKVKKCEPNVPPEWRKFSVDPQITSLEVLYSLLAKAFDIKSDFAIKYKAFDPAGNEMYLSVLSDWDLDAAFLRIHNLSIQTATEPCLMLQIDIKPFTEVREWDIDAAATESAVPCSSGSASVNSLSPNFSANAGVREAVSPLQQSIGASQKYVQNMQTKLPGLIMNHMEKTFSIVQKAFNLSEETMSSLPPRPPLADIEFRLFLDALGQIKRTDELRKVIFFGGIDPSLRRVVWKHILNVYPHGMNGHQRMDYMRRKSEQYIKLRDTWKNAVKQGCIAGELSYVTSMVKKDVLRTDRLHPFYAGSDDNQNIASLFNILTTYALNHPSVSYCQGMSDIASPLLVTMNDEAQAYICFCAIMSRVRGNFMLDGIAMTQKFAHLTEALSYYDPEFWEYLKSQQADDLLFCYRWLLLELKREFPFDDALRMLEVQWSSLKYETSIGKELNLFEKEFVPISDSPAPTTSSSLSSSYGAPISPSYMLVKQRENPYTKVCALRRQSSSASLNSLSSSLSAGGGVINNLRLDATKRLNQSLDDNMPRAVACRRRHSSKAHQSLDESKMLLLMEGMEEVKHVDLDNTTSKVKPVECAEDVEDDDVFTSADSSTNNDYTDINPFTFHPTNPFLNDGHINEVIAESYKSPTNSNTSTSGEGVTMGNEKVVSGELGFMEKMPQLPKGIAKLQNKNILSNYNAVSNIIAKQIANASNVGESVRRVGSGGGGHFKDLKEKIAATSRKGMSFDETSNNPAERSQQKLVKNFNEFLNFASLNKNRIADKFSTTSPTLSDNSGTSSMNTCGKERSKTPSPTHAYIQPYTATTSATALTTPHPLVQLTRSGFVSSLDESDSSSVPDTTWSGSTAATAIQQTNNASNNSLHLELASLDSSTAQTPDRTPTFERKTDKEAFTEEREVSTSNLQDATCIPTKKLPAEPSLTPDDSQDQEYYPMTTAITRELRLEADNLDRQLFGEPVGKQPTVNCDIEYEKLDKDSLELVEDLKENEIVACPDISELLIRRRNRNSRAKSSIEPLQQVSTSTAWRVDVDELPNVTIDNNSNDAQTYSADRITASPAQSILNPFVDPTANLLMDGVSSVLPNSSSLPEVLVPISTDTANASPVELATNAVDEITFAKSPGRSAAVAGERAFGSSVAVGPTPPVLPPPTEFGGGNPFLMFLCLTLLLQHRQTIMKSGMDYNEIAMHFDKMVRKHDVIRVLNQARRMYIDYLKTQNAYKQRLQQATEHATSNDINRNLKASDATVPAIQHTGASYCGTLSTAAKS, from the exons atggCTAGTTACCCACACTGCGCTGTGCGCGTTAAAGTCAag AAATGTGAGCCAAATGTTCCGCCTGAGTGGCGCAAATTTAGCGTCGATCCGCAAATCACATCTCTGGAAGTACTCTACTCTTTGCTCGCTAAAGCCTTTGACATCAAATCGGATTTCGCAATCAAATATAAAGCTTTCGATCCAGCAGGCAATGAAATGTACTTATCTGTGTTGTCTGATTGGGATTTAGATGCTGCTTTCCTCCGCATACATAATCTCTCCATACAGACAGCTACGGAGCCGTGTCTTATGCTGCAAATCGATATTAAACCATTTACAGAAGTACGTGAATGGGACATCGATGCCGCAGCTACAGAGAGCGCTGTTCCTTGCAGTAGTGGTAGTGCGAGTGTAAATTCACTTTCACCAAATTTCTCCGCAAATGCGGGAGTGCGGGAAGCTGTCTCACCACTACAACAGTCAATAGGTGCATCGCAAAAGTATGTGCAAAATATGCAGACAAAGCTACCAGGCCTGATTATGAACCATATGGAGAAAACCTTTTCGATCGTTCAGAAAGCTTTCAATCTGTCTGAGGAAACTATGTCATCATTGCCGCCACGACCACCCTTGGCCGATATTGAGTTTCGATTATTTTTAGATGCACTAGGACAAATAAAACGGACCGATGAATTGCGTAAGGTTATATTCTTTGGAGGCATTGATCCAAGTTTGCGTCGGGTAGTGTGGAAACACATTCTAAACGTATATCCACATGGCATGAATGGTCACCAACGCATGGATTATATGCGCAGAAAGTCGGAGCAATACATTAAGCTACGCGATACGTGGAAGAATGCAGTGAAGCAAG GTTGCATAGCGGGTGAGTTGTCATACGTCACCAGTATGGTAAAAAAGGATGTTTTACGTACGGATCGACTGCATCCTTTCTACGCTGGCAGCGACGACAATCAAAACATAGCTTCGCTTTTCAATATCCTAACAACATATGCGCTCAATCATCCCTCGGTAAGCTATTGCCAAGGCATGTCCGATATTGCTTCGCCTCTATTGGTAACCATGAACGATGAAGCGCAAGCATATATCTGCTTTTGCGCCATAATGTCTCGTGTGAGAGGTAATTTTATGTTGGACGGCATAGCAATGACGCAGAAATTCGCGCATCTGACAGAGGCACTGAGTTATTACGATCCTGAATTTTGGGAATACTTAAAATCGCAACAGGCAGATGATTTGCTGTTTTGTTATCGTTGGCTCTTGCTCGAATTAAAGCGTGAATTTCCGTTTGACGATGCACTACGCATGCTAGAAGTACAATGGAGTTCGTTGAAGTATGAGACGAGTATTGGCAAAGAactgaatttatttgaaaag GAGTTTGTGCCTATTTCGGATAGCCCCGCACCGACCACATCCAGCTCGCTTTCGAGTTCGTATGGTGCACCTATAAGTCCCTCCTACATGTTGGTGAAACAGCGTGAAAATCCTTACACCAAGGTATGCGCTCTTCGCCGTCAAAGCTCTTCAGCTTCATTGAATTCACTCAGCTCATCACTTAGCGCTGGCGGCGGAGTGATAAACAACTTGCGATTAGATGCAACGAAACGCCTTAATCAGAGTCTCGATGATAATATGCCACGTGCAGTGGCATGCCGGCGACGACATTCTTCGAAAGCTCACCAAAGCTTAGATGAATCCAAAATGCTACTGTTGATGGAGGGTATGGAAGAAGTAAAACACGTCGATCTAGATAATACAACGTCCAAAGTAAAGCCTGTTGAATGTGCAGAGGATGTCGAAGATGACGATGTCTTCACCAGCGCCGATAGCAGCACCAATAACGACTACACAGATATTAATCCATTCACGTTTCATCCAACTAATCCCTTCCTAAATGATGGTCATATAAATGAAGTAATAGCTGAGTCGTACAAATCTCCCACAAATTCCAATACATCAACGTCAGGTGAAGGTGTAACCATGGGCAATGAAAAAGTAGTTAGTGGTGAACTAggatttatggaaaaaatgccaCAACTTCCAAAAGGAATTGCCAAATTGCAAAATAAGAACATTTTATCAAATTACAATGCTGTAAGCAACATAATAGCCAAACAGATTGCAAATGCTTCCAATGTGGGTGAAAGTGTGCGGCGCGTAGGCAGTGGTGGGGGAGGGCATTTCAAGGATCTAAAGGAAAAAATTGCTGCAACGAGCAGAAAAG GCATGTCCTTCGATGAAACGAGCAATAACCCTGCGGAAAGATCCCAACAAAAgttagtaaaaaatttcaatgaatttctcaATTTCGCTTCGTTGAATAAAAATCGTATTGCGGATAAATTCTCCACAACATCACCGACATTATCCGACAACAGTGGCACCAGCAGCATGAACACATGTGGCAAAGAAAGATCCAAAACACCTTCACCCACACACGCCTACATTCAGCCATATACAGCAACCACGTCAGCAACTGCCCTCACAACACCACATCCACTCGTGCAACTAACGCGCAGCGGTTTTGTTTCCTCACTGGACGAATCTGATTCATCGTCCGTGCCTGATACCACTTGGAGCGGCTCTACCGCCGCGACAGCAATACAACAGACAAACAATGCCAGTAACAATAGCTTGCACTTGGAGCTTGCATCGCTGGATTCTTCCACGGCTCAAACACCCGATCGTACACCAACATTCGAACGCAAAACTGATAAAGAAGCATTCACGGAAGAGCGTGAAGTGAGCACAAGTAACTTGCAAGACGCGACGTGTATACCCACAAAAAAATTGCCGGCTGAACCAAGTCTAACGCCCGATGACAGTCAGGATCAAGAGTATTACCCTATGACAACTGCTATCACACGGGAGTTGCGTTTAGAGGCAGACAATTTAGATCGGCAGTTATTCGGTGAACCCGTCGGTAAACAACCAACCGTGAATTGTGACATAGAGTATGAAAAATTGGATAAAGACTCGTTAGAATTGGTGGAGGAtctaaaagaaaatgaaatcgtTGCATGTCCTGATATTAGTGAACTGCTAATACGTCGGCGCAACCGCAACAGTCGCGCCAAAAGCAGTATAGAACCGCTCCAACAAGTGTCCACCAGCACAGCGTGGAGGGTGGATGTCGATGAGCTGCCCAATGTCACAATTGATAATAATTCAAATGACGCGCAAACATATAGCGCCGATAGAATTACTGCATCACCAGCGCAGAGCATACTCAATCCCTTCGTCGATCCCACAGCGAACCTGCTTATGGATGGCGTGTCGAGTGTTTTGCCCAACAGTAGCAGTTTACCGGAAGTGTTGGTGCCGATTTCCACAGACACCGCCAACGCATCACCTGTAGAGTTGGCTACAAATGCAGTTGATGAAATTACCTTCGCTAAATCACCAGGACGAAGTGCGGCGGTCGCTGGTGAACGGGCATTTGGTAGTTCTGTTGCAGTGGGACCAACGCCGCCAGTATTGCCACCACCCACCGAGTTTGGTGGTGGCAATCCTTTCCTGATGTTTCTCTGCTTAACACTGTTGCTACAGCATCGCCAAACAATTATGAAAAGTGGCATGGACTACAACGAGATAGCGATGCACTTCGACAAGATGGTGCGCAAACACGATGTCATACGCGTACTGAATCAAGCGCGTCGCATGTATATCGATTATCTGAAAACGCAAAATGCCTATAAGCAGAGATTACAGCAGGCGACTGAGCATGCGACAAGCAATGATATCAATAGGAATTTAAAAGCAAGTGATGCAACAGTGCCGGCGATACAGCACACGGGTGCCAGCTACTGTGGCACGCTCAGTACAGCAGCAAAGTCATAG
- the LOC129243526 gene encoding DNA repair protein complementing XP-C cells homolog isoform X1, translated as MSDEEEESMSEGFSASEDEWKPTKDVRGGESSDDDDSDFEESRQAITAEGIGGIGAPSRRKGTTAKGPIKQTAIKKRKSAGQSLRSKLYNKYRPPPKTFPSPNSAGSNSPSASTSRTASKNAKVPNESGEPGNDSSSDSSVEDYLVNPADIDLQSSFFNVRHEGKAESISPPPIFDCNAGITKLSDSGSEDNESSAEEQTNEKAFDFGNLLDNVNSLERAKDTIAKRAADKKQDTKATEGNYNTTAMDVNSLLALGEKKSNAAVCSVKPKFDEGDEDDEGVTERAPQKLSKTKSTRVKRHTKTRPASTVVAGDTDDSDFEEVAEDTTSVSYSTTHDSSALLNNSEGLEIHVEMPTKQRRKKDKNQQDIEMALMRKLNRDLKERFLSLHKTSLLCCFARSYRYNRLLNDTPLMQTALKLLPSSNAYPPERGTEIKYFQSMVTWYKTAVKLDSSNLYGEKVRKSRRRVKRELMAQIKRKEASCKQDFVFIFVVLLRAMGLQCRLIVNMQPLPLRPAQSDLLKINLKRDGDKEVKTVKAKKPKVEEGATSAKESVKEGVVKVKEKGLKGEKEAHKEKKKVAEKEAKKGKERIKEKHQKGIGTLQDTKDVEKYTEKEVQSTEKHNKEKAQAVKDAYRERKKAPSAKLAEMKSLEKEVDNVIVSGIANPEVQKVPQRNFKRTQRNEENKMQTEEPVTKQDNVEQGEAIQKSNTSGKSAIKHAQPTQSKPRLSRLRNIKIATPDADDKPSLNVEATPIARRTRQASTEKSIEIKAITATKSCKPVIQIGSPVIPKIVIQSGKTVSTVEQSERENQPHAGGSTKALASRSRSQSPKMHISPTFLQSTDYKNKFLEPTAEDKTLPKGAHTKRSGSKSPMQKVQISTDFLRQNTNTNEPTANYAKVSRVLRSRQKSNEVVGGGKEKPPPVPQFDGADDNLDKVSKKRQPQLKKLKQKSHSRDDSDDDFEFSPPKRVKKAPKLQVKKPVVDRRVLSSDEEEGSGGTVKRNPTAADIWVEVWSDAEEQWVCVELFKGKLHSVEAIRKAASSSFAYVFAFQNDLSIKDVTARYCPNWTTTVRKSRVERAWLEEAFRPYYGQRTPRDIVEDQELRRIHEEKPMPTSIADYKDHPLYALERHLLKFQAIYPPNPPTLGFIRGEPVYARECVHTLHSREIWLKQARTVKLGEQPYKIVKARPKWDRLTQTVIKDQPLEIFGFWQTEDYEPPTAENGIVPRNAYGNVELFKECMLPKKTVHLRLSGLNRICKKLGIDCAQAVIGFDFHQGACHPLYDGFVVCEEFSDQVTAAWYQDQEEQEKKEQDKYEARVYGNWKKLIKGLLIRERLKKKYNF; from the exons ATGTCGGACGAGGAAGAGGAATCCATGTCGGAGGGATTCTCCGCCAGTGAGGATGAATGGAAACCAACTAAAGATGTTCGTGGTGGAGAATCGTCGGATGACGATGATAGCGATTTCGAAGAATCACGCCAAGCTATAACCGCGGAAGGTATTGGTGGAATCGGAGCTCCTTCTAGGCGAAA AGGAACAACTGCTAAAGGACCTATAAAGCAAACAGCCATTAAGAAGCGCAAAAGCGCTGGCCAGTCACTGCGCTCTAAACTTTACAACAAATATCGGCCACCACCAAAAACTTTTCCGTCACCCAATAGTGCTGGTAGCAACTCACCATCAGCGTCAACATCACGAACGGCTTCAAAAAACGCCAAAGTGCCCAATGAAAGCGGCGAACCTGGCAACGACTCCAGCAGCGATTCGAGCGTAGAAGATTATCTCGTCAATCCTGCAGATATCGATTTGCAATCGAGTTTCTTCAATGTTCGACATGAAGGCAAAGCAGAATCCATTTCACCTCCACCCATATTTGACTGCAATGCGGGCATTACTAAACTATCTGATTCGGGATCGGAAGATAACGAATCGAGTGCAGAGGAGCAGACAAATGAAAAGGCTTTTGATTTTGGCAACTTGTTGGATAATGTTAATAGTCTGGAGCGGGCCAAGGACACCATAGCAAAGCGTGCTGCTGATAAAAAGCAGGATACTAAAGCAACTGAAGGAAATTACAATACAACTGCTATGGATGTCAACTCGTTACTTGCATTGGGCGAAAAGAAAAGTAACGCTGCAGTGTGCAGTGTGAAACCAAAATTTGATGAAGGGGATGAAGACGACGAAGGTGTAACTGAACGTGCTCCACAAAaactaagtaaaactaaatcgACACGCGTCAAACGACATACAAAAACGCGTCCAGCTTCTACTGTTGTGGCAGGCGATACGGATGATTCTGACTTTGAGGAAGTGGCAG aggACACAACCTCTGTGTCATACTCAACCACACACGATTCCAGCGCATTACTTAACAACTCTGAAGGTCTGGAAATTCATGTGGAGATGCCTACCAAACAACGTCGTAAGAAAGATAAAAATCAACAGGATATTGAAATGGCGCTGATGCGAAAATTGAATCGAGATTTGAAAGAACGTTTTTTGAGTTTGCACAAGACCAGTTTGCTGTGTTGTTTCGCGCGCAGTTACCGTTACAATCGTTTGCTCAACGATACACCGTTGATGCAGACCGCGCTGAAATTACTTCCCAGCAGTAATGCTTATCCGCCGGAGCGGGGCaccgaaattaaatattttcaatcgaTGGTTACTTGGTATAAGACAGCTGTGAAGTTGGATTCGTCTAATTTGTATGGCGAAAAGGTGCGGAAGAGTCGGAGGCGGGTGAAGCGGGAGCTTATGGCGCAGATTAAGCGGAAAGAGGCAAGCTGCAAGCAGGATTTTGTGTTCATATTTGTGGTATTGCTGCGGGCGATGGGGTTACAGTGTCGGCTAATTGTTAATATGCAGCCGTTGCCGTTGCGTCCTGCACAATCCGATTTATTGAAGATAAATTTGAAGCGGGATGGTGATAAGGAGGTGAAAACTGTGAAGGCAAAAAAGCCAAAGGTAGAGGAGGGCGCAACGAGTGCGAAGGAGTCGGTTAAAGAAGGAGTTGTAAAAGTTAAGGAAAAGGGTTTGAAGGGGGAGAAGGAAGCTCATAAAGAGAAGAAGAAAGTTGCAGAGAAGGAAGCAAAAAAAGGGAAGGAACGGATTAAGGAAAAACACCAGAAAGGTATTGGAACTTTGCAGGATACCAAAGATGTTGAAAAGTATACCGAGAAGGAGGTTCAAAGCACTGAAAAGCACAACAAGGAAAAGGCGCAAGCGGTGAAAGACGCTTACAGAGAACGCAAAAAAGCGCCTAGCGCGAAATTAGCTGAAATGAAATCGCTCGAAAAGGAAGTTGACAATGTAATTGTTAGCGGAATAGCTAATCCAGAGGTACAAAAAGTTCCACAACGTAATTTCAAACGGACACAAaggaatgaagaaaataaaatgcaaacagaAGAACCGGTAACAAAACAAGATAATGTTGAACAAGGCGAGGCTATACAAAAATCAAACACTTCCGGAAAATCCGCAATTAAACACGCACAACCCACACAAAGTAAGCCTAGACTTTCTCGGCtgcgaaatataaaaattgccaCACCGGATGCTGATGATAAGCCTTCGCTTAACGTCGAAGCAACACCGATTGCGCGTCGTACGCGACAAGCCTCAACTGAAAAATCAATAGAAATTAAAGCAATAACTGCAACAAAAAGTTGTAAACCCGTAATACAGATTGGATCGCCTGTAATACCAAAAATCGTGATTCAGTCTGGAAAGACTGTGAGTACTGTCGAACAGAGCGAACGTGAAAATCAGCCGCATGCTGGTGGTAGCACAAAAGCATTGGCCTCCCGTTCACGCAGCCAATCACCCAAAATGCATATCTCACCTACTTTTCTGCAAAGTACcgattataaaaacaaatttctcgaACCCACAGCTGAGGATAAAACACTGCCAAAAGGGGCGCATACGAAACGCTCTGGCTCAAAGAGCCCTATGCAGAAAGTACAAATTTCCACAGATTTTTTACGCCAAAATACCAATACAAATGAACCAACTGCGAACTATGCGAAGGTGTCACGTGTTTTGCGTTCTCGTCAAAAATCCAATGAGGTCGTGGGAGGCGGTAAAGAAAAACCGCCACCTGTGCCACAGTTCGATGGCGCTGATGATAATTTGGACAAGGTGAGTAAAAAAAGGCAGCCGCAactgaaaaaattgaaacaaaaatcacATTCGCGAGACGATTCCGATGACGATTTTGAGTTTTCGCCGCCAAAACGGGTGAAGAAGGCGCCAAAATTACAAGTGAAGAAGCCGGTTGTAGACAGGCGTGTGCTCTCGTCGGACGAAGAGGAAGGAAGTGGTGGAACGGTAAAGCGTAATCCAACAGCGGCGGACATTTGGGTGGAAGTGTGGTCCGATGCAGAGGAACAATGGGTTTGCGTAGAGCTGTTTAAGGGCAAATTGCACTCCGTGGAAGCGATCAGG aaaGCCGCCTCTTCCAGTTTCGCCTACGTGTTCGCATTTCAAAATGACTTGAGCATCAAGGACGTGACTGCTCGTTATTGTCCCAATTGGACAACAACAGTACGCAAGTCGCGTGTTGAGCGCGCCTGGCTGGAGGAAGCTTTTAGACCATACTACGGTCAACGCACACCACGCGACATTGTCGAGGATCAGGAATTGCGACGTATACACGAAGAGAAGCCTATGCCCACCTCTATTGCCGATTACAAAGATCATCCACTGTACGCGCTTGAGCGCCACTTACTCAAATTCCAAGCCATCTATCCACCAAATCCACCTACTTTGGGTTTCATACGCGGCGAACCGGTTTATGCACGCGAATGTGTGCACACGTTGCATTCACGTGAGATCTGGCTGAAACAGGCGCGCACTGTCAAATTGGGCGAGCAGCCGTACAAAATTGTAAAGGCGCGTCCCAAGTGGGATCGG TTAACGCAAACAGTCATAAAAGATCAGCCGCTCGAGATTTTCGGCTTTTGGCAGACGGAAGACTATGAACCACCAACTGCCGAAAATGGCATTGTGCCGCGCAATGCCTACGGTAATGTGGAGCTGTTCAAGGAGTGCATGTTGCCCAAGAAAACAGTGCATTTACGTT TGTCGGGTTTGAAtcgcatttgcaaaaaattgggCATCGATTGTGCACAGGCTGTCATTGGTTTTGATTTCCATCAAGGCGCGTGCCATCCACTCTACGATGGTTTTGTGGTTTGTGAGGAGTTCAGTGATCAAGTAACTGCCGCTTGGTATCAAGATCAGGAGGAACAAGAGAAAAAGGAGCAAGATAAATACGAAGCGCGTGTTTATGGcaattggaaaaaattgatCAAAGGCTTGCTAATACGCGAGCGACTaaagaagaaatataatttttaa
- the LOC129243526 gene encoding DNA repair protein complementing XP-C cells homolog isoform X2, whose protein sequence is MSDEEEESMSEGFSASEDEWKPTKDVRGGESSDDDDSDFEESRQAITAEGIGGIGAPSRRKGTTAKGPIKQTAIKKRKSAGQSLRSKLYNKYRPPPKTFPSPNSAGSNSPSASTSRTASKNAKVPNESGEPGNDSSSDSSVEDYLVNPADIDLQSSFFNVRHEGKAESISPPPIFDCNAGITKLSDSGSEDNESSAEEQTNEKAFDFGNLLDNVNSLERAKDTIAKRAADKKQDTKATEGNYNTTAMDVNSLLALGEKKSNAAVCSVKPKFDEGDEDDEGVTERAPQKLSKTKSTRVKRHTKTRPASTVVAGDTDDSDFEEVAGRKRK, encoded by the exons ATGTCGGACGAGGAAGAGGAATCCATGTCGGAGGGATTCTCCGCCAGTGAGGATGAATGGAAACCAACTAAAGATGTTCGTGGTGGAGAATCGTCGGATGACGATGATAGCGATTTCGAAGAATCACGCCAAGCTATAACCGCGGAAGGTATTGGTGGAATCGGAGCTCCTTCTAGGCGAAA AGGAACAACTGCTAAAGGACCTATAAAGCAAACAGCCATTAAGAAGCGCAAAAGCGCTGGCCAGTCACTGCGCTCTAAACTTTACAACAAATATCGGCCACCACCAAAAACTTTTCCGTCACCCAATAGTGCTGGTAGCAACTCACCATCAGCGTCAACATCACGAACGGCTTCAAAAAACGCCAAAGTGCCCAATGAAAGCGGCGAACCTGGCAACGACTCCAGCAGCGATTCGAGCGTAGAAGATTATCTCGTCAATCCTGCAGATATCGATTTGCAATCGAGTTTCTTCAATGTTCGACATGAAGGCAAAGCAGAATCCATTTCACCTCCACCCATATTTGACTGCAATGCGGGCATTACTAAACTATCTGATTCGGGATCGGAAGATAACGAATCGAGTGCAGAGGAGCAGACAAATGAAAAGGCTTTTGATTTTGGCAACTTGTTGGATAATGTTAATAGTCTGGAGCGGGCCAAGGACACCATAGCAAAGCGTGCTGCTGATAAAAAGCAGGATACTAAAGCAACTGAAGGAAATTACAATACAACTGCTATGGATGTCAACTCGTTACTTGCATTGGGCGAAAAGAAAAGTAACGCTGCAGTGTGCAGTGTGAAACCAAAATTTGATGAAGGGGATGAAGACGACGAAGGTGTAACTGAACGTGCTCCACAAAaactaagtaaaactaaatcgACACGCGTCAAACGACATACAAAAACGCGTCCAGCTTCTACTGTTGTGGCAGGCGATACGGATGATTCTGACTTTGAGGAAGTGGCAGGTAGGAAACGCAAGTAG